The bacterium region CAGGAACCATTCTTAAGTTTCTTCTCTGTGAATCGTTCCGGTGAAATTGGCATCAACTTTGCGAAATGAGATTGCGAGGAGGAAATGAATGAAACGCGAAATAACAAGTTTATTGGTACTCGTTCTGGTTATCTTTTCCCTGAACCAACTGGGGTTTGCGCAAGCTGCATCGCCCTCAAAGGAAACGGGGAAATCGGTGATCAACATCAACACAGCCGGGCAAGCCGAACTGGAACGGCTTCCAGGAATCGGCCCATCCCTGGCAAAAAAGATTTTGGACTTCCGTCAAAAGAATGGTCAGTTTAAAACGCCGAATGATCTGATGGCCGTTCCTGGAATTGGTGAAAAAAAGTTCGAGCAACTCAAGAACCTGATCACGGTCAAATAGCCCTACATCCCACCCACACGCTGAAACCCAGGGTCCTCAAGCCCTGATGTGAGGGAGAACTCCCTCCGGCTAATTGGCGGAGGGAGTTTCCTTCAACCGAATGGGAGGAAAAAGCTGATGCGCGGCATGTCTTTGCTGGAGTTGCTGGTGGTGGTCGGTTTGATCGGCCTGTTTGTTGTGTTCACAACAACGAATTTAACTGCCACACAACGGCAATTGGACTTTGATCATTTCGCGCGGGAAATCGCCAGCTCTCTGGAAACATGCAGATGGAAAGCGTTCCGGGAGCGTTGTTATACCGGAATTCTGATCGGACAGACTCCGGAAGGTTATCGATTTTCATTCTTCTCCGATGGAAATCAAAATGGAATCCGCACTGCGGACATCCAGCAGGGAACGGACACTCCGTTTTATCGACCGGTTGCCATTCGAAGAGCAGCAGGGGACATGGAAGCTGCGGTTTTGACGGGTGCGCCTGAAATTCCACCGAAAAAAGGAGAGCTGGATGTAACCGATCCGGTAAAGTTTGGGAAATCCAACATCATTTCGTTTTCACCCGATGGTCAATCTTCTTCGGGCACTTTATACCTGGCCTGTCATTCACAGAAACGAATGTACGCAGTTGTCTTATATGGACCGACAGCGCGAATCACGCTCTGGAAATACAGCAATCAAAAGTGGCAAATGGTGGGAGATCGATGAGATCTTCCCCTGCGGAGCGGCCGGCTGAACCCCGCCTCAGCCGGCCCTTTTTTAAAAACAACCGCCAAGACGCCAAGGCGCCAAGGCGCCAAGAGGAGGATAAATGGTGAAGAAGGAACCAAGTAGACAACTTGACGAAATCGTGCGAAAGGTGATCGGTGCTGCTATTCAGGTTCATCGGTGTCTCGGACCTGGCTTCCTGGAATAATTTACGAAGAAGCACTTTGTATTGAGCTTAAATTGCAGAAGATTCAGTTCGTCAGGCAATATCCCGTGACGCTAAAATACAAATCTCATGTGATCGCGCGCAATCGCGTCGATTTGTTGGTCGAAAGCGAACTCATTGTTAAAGTGAAAGCAGTAGATTTACTGGCACCAATACATGGTGCCCAGGTAATCTCTTACTTAAGAGCAACAAGACATCAACTTGGCTTGCTGATTAATTTCAACGTTCCACAACTTAAACAGGGAATACGAAGAATAATATTGTCCTAAATCTTGGCGCCTTGGCGCCTTGGCGGTTAATAAATTCAATCAAATATGAGTTTACGGAGGAGGAAAGTATGGGCATGATGATTGTAGACATTTGTGCCGATGCGCCGCATCCAGGCCAGTTCATCTGCCGACATTGGTGGCAAGTGCAATACTCGAAGCGCTTCTTCCATTTCCTTGCGGTTTTTGGGACCGCTGAGACATATATCTACTGACGGCTCGTGCAAACAAAAACGGTAGCAATCGCTTGCCGCGGCGGTTCGTTCTCCCGACACGTTTTTCAAAAGGGTACCCCAGCGAGTCGCGGTATAACAAACAACGCCGGGACGATTTTCAGCCGGAAGATGAGAAAACACCTCCGTTTCGGCGCCCGTATGCGCGGCATTATAGCGAACCATCAGGATGTCAAACAGGCCGATGTCAATATAGGAGCGTAAGCGGGAACGATCATGCGCTGATATCGCCAGAAAGCGCACTTTGCCGCTATCGCGAATGCGCAGGATTTCATCTACTAATTCATGAGTCGGCGGTTTATCCATTTTCCCAAGGATCAAAATATCCGCGTGCTCCAGATGTAACTTCTTCAGCGCGATATCAACGCTTTTCCGGAGTATTCCTGGCCATGGTGAGTAGCTTTGAATGGCAACGACCAGTGCGTCTCGATGATGAGGCGCAAGCTCGTGAATGGCTTTTGCCATGGCGGCGCGGCGTACAGTTCCAAAATAGAAGTAGTTGATACCCTTTTCAAAAGCTTCGATGAGTGAGGAAGTGTCCACTCCATACGAACAACCGATACCCATTCTGCTGACAAGCAGTCCTGTTCGCCCCAGAGGAATCTTGTCTGAATAGGTCATTGGAGTAATTGTTATTGAGCTTCTTCTGCAGCTTTTTCCAATTCTCTTGTATCCCGATCAGTGGATTCTTTGGCTTCGTTTGCGTAGTCTTTCGTCCCGAAGGCTCCATCCGGAGTCTTATACTCTCTGGGTTGATCACGCGCTTCTTCTGCTTCTTGCCTTCGCTTTTCTTCTTCCGTCA contains the following coding sequences:
- a CDS encoding helix-hairpin-helix domain-containing protein — its product is MKREITSLLVLVLVIFSLNQLGFAQAASPSKETGKSVININTAGQAELERLPGIGPSLAKKILDFRQKNGQFKTPNDLMAVPGIGEKKFEQLKNLITVK
- a CDS encoding prepilin-type N-terminal cleavage/methylation domain-containing protein, giving the protein MRGMSLLELLVVVGLIGLFVVFTTTNLTATQRQLDFDHFAREIASSLETCRWKAFRERCYTGILIGQTPEGYRFSFFSDGNQNGIRTADIQQGTDTPFYRPVAIRRAAGDMEAAVLTGAPEIPPKKGELDVTDPVKFGKSNIISFSPDGQSSSGTLYLACHSQKRMYAVVLYGPTARITLWKYSNQKWQMVGDR
- a CDS encoding aldo/keto reductase, translating into MTYSDKIPLGRTGLLVSRMGIGCSYGVDTSSLIEAFEKGINYFYFGTVRRAAMAKAIHELAPHHRDALVVAIQSYSPWPGILRKSVDIALKKLHLEHADILILGKMDKPPTHELVDEILRIRDSGKVRFLAISAHDRSRLRSYIDIGLFDILMVRYNAAHTGAETEVFSHLPAENRPGVVCYTATRWGTLLKNVSGERTAAASDCYRFCLHEPSVDICLSGPKNRKEMEEALRVLHLPPMSADELAWMRRIGTNVYNHHAHTFLLRKLIFD